The Prunus persica cultivar Lovell chromosome G7, Prunus_persica_NCBIv2, whole genome shotgun sequence genome has a segment encoding these proteins:
- the LOC18769281 gene encoding phosphatidylinositol N-acetylglucosaminyltransferase subunit C has product MDTGITERTSPAQAKWRKVAYGGMQPGFDDNHTDESFLEEMVTNANVGKRDMLKVMQDSVSIAQYLCIVALIGLVWIYTLKSTLNENSLLLLDVTLLGLGFLILLLTQEMFSLNLLFHYFLNISFFTTGLYLLAPIYQTLTRSISSDSIWAVTVSLLVLHLFLHDYFGSTIRTLGAASNPTLTSCISLNASVVASVFIASRLPSSQLVFAMMLFSLQVFLFAPLVTYCIRKYSFRLHLWCSFGLMIATLALVYTLHLFLFVVFLGLLVFVTVVCPYWLIRMQEYKFEINGPWDEAKLCFDIID; this is encoded by the coding sequence ATGGATACCGGCATTACTGAAAGGACATCTCCTGCCCAAGCCAAATGGAGAAAAGTGGCCTACGGAGGGATGCAACCTGGGTTCGATGACAATCACACTGATGAATCTTTTCTTGAAGAGATGGTCACAAATGCCAATGTGGGCAAAAGGGACATGCTAAAAGTGATGCAAGATTCAGTTTCCATCGCCCAATATCTGTGCATTGTAGCTCtcattggtttggtttggataTACACCCTCAAATCAACTCTTAATGAAAATTCCCTTTTGCTTCTTGATGTCACCCTTCTTGGATTGGGTTTTCTTATACTCCTCCTCACTCAAGAAATGTTTTCCCTCAATCTTCTCTTCCATTACTTCCtcaatatttctttctttaccACGGGCTTATATCTTCTGGCTCCCATTTATCAAACTCTTACAAGATCAATTAGCTCAGACTCCATCTGGGCAGTAACAGTTTCACTCCTTGTGCTTCATCTTTTCCTCCATGACTACTTTGGATCCACCATAAGAACCCTAGGGGCTGCAAGCAATCCAACATTGACAAGTTGCATCTCTTTAAATGCTTCTGTTGTGGCCTCAGTTTTTATTGCTTCACGCCTTCCGTCAAGTCAGCTTGTGTTTGCCATGATGCTCTTCTCCTTGcaagttttcctttttgctCCATTGGTTACTTACTGTATCAGGAAGTATTCCTTCCGTCTGCACCTTTGGTGTTCTTTTGGTCTGATGATTGCGACCTTGGCTTTGGTTTATACCCTgcacttgtttctttttgtcgTGTTTTTAGGGTTGTTGGTTTTTGTAACTGTGGTCTGTCCATACTGGCTTATACGAATGCAAGAATACAAATTTGAGATAAATGGCCCTTGGGATGAGGCTAAGCTTTGTTTTGATATAATAGATTGA
- the LOC109950210 gene encoding uncharacterized protein LOC109950210, with translation MIAVNVTHLKSKYKGVMFVPNTFDGNQNIYPLTFGIGDLETDASWHWFFTKLHEAIGEYPNLVIISDRNVSIENVWNKVFPTAQGEHETHVQVEKRDQILMHFEQAAKSYSIAEFDCHFRKIKRKEHVAQYLEQAELHKWSRAHMDGRRYNVMTTNIAELINSVLRFARMLPVVHLIGEIINLLMKWFTERRELALNYTTTLCPNFGEKKLRNRLDDTARMNVVKLNNVKFNVLDSDMDGLVDLTNNSCSCRKFQLEQLPCKHVVAVCHFLKLNVYSKASRYDTRNTWLDAYLDNIYPVQPHEMWVIPEDV, from the coding sequence ATGATAGCCGTGAATGTCACTCATTTAAAATCTAAGTACAAAGGTGTTATGTTTGTACCAAATACATTCGATGgtaatcaaaatatatatcctCTTACTTTTGGGATCGGTGATTTGGAGACGGATGCATCATGGCATTGGTTTTTCACTAAACTTCATGAAGCCATTGGTGAGTATCCCAATCTTGTTATCATTTCTGATCGCAATGTTAGCATAGAGAATGTGTGGAACAAAGTTTTCCCAACAGCACAAGGGGAACATGAAACGCACGTGCAAGTTGAAAAGCGTGATCAAATACTGATGCACTTTGAGCAAGCTGCGAAATCTTATTCAATTGCTGAATTTGATTGTCATTTTCGCAAGATCAAGAGAAAGGAACACGTTGCTCAATATCTTGAACAGGCAGAGTTACATAAGTGGTCTAGAGCTCACATGGATGGACGCCGCTACAATGTAATGACAACAAATATTGCAGAGTTAATAAACTCAGTCCTTAGGTTTGCAAGGATGCTACCAGTGGTTCATTTGATAGGGGAAATTATTAATCTCCTTATGAAATGGTTCACCGAACGTCGTGAGTTGGCTTTGAATTACACAACAACATTGTGCCCTAATTTTGGCGAGAAGAAGTTGAGGAATAGGTTGGATGATACTGCAAGGATGAATGTCGTTAAACTAAATAACGTAAAGTTTAATGTTTTGGACAGTGATATGGACGGCCTCGTAGATTTGACGAACAACAGTTGTAGTTGTAGAAAGTTTCAGCTTGAGCAGCTACCTTGCAAGCATGTAGTTGCAGTTTGCCACTTCTTGAAACTAAATGTATACTCCAAGGCTTCTCGGTATGACACTCGGAATACCTGGTTGGATGCTTATTTGGATAACATCTACCCAGTACAGCCTCACGAAATGTGGGTTATTCCTGAAGATGTTTGA